The following nucleotide sequence is from Drosophila simulans strain w501 chromosome 3L, Prin_Dsim_3.1, whole genome shotgun sequence.
CCATCAGCTGTGAGTTTAAATTTAGTTCCTGCTAACTGGTGGGCCACCTTTATTTGTTTACCCGACTGGAGGCAGGTTCGCCTACATTTCCGAATGATAAACATAAAAGCTCGTTGATAACGCACTCAATTCGTATTACAAAATAAGAAAGATATTTGCACTCAGCGCAGCTATTGTGCAACTGCGGGTCACAATCTGGGGTAGTCACCGATCCGTTCTGGCGCTTTTGATAACAGGTGTAACCCTTAAATTCATTAGGTTTATCTTATCGCCATGGAAGAGCGGAGCATTTGGAGACCCAGAGTCGATGGCCATTCGATGGAAGAGCTCAGTCCAAAGGAGGCAGCCGGCGAACGCGTTTTGCCTTCCATTTTCCACCTCCGAGAAAGCCGCGAATTCAATTCCAACGGTGAGATAACGATTTGTGATTTGGCGTGAGTGTGTTTCCGTTGTGTGTGGCCAACATTGCGTATACATTATTATTGAAGTGACGACAGCGTAATTTCCCTTTGTGATTCATGCAATCGAGTGATAAGTCTGTTGTCCTCAAGTGTGGCAAGGAAAGAGCTAGGAATGATTGAGCTATCCTGATGCCATATGCAAAATCCACCAAAAAACTAATCAAGCTGATTAGATAGACCTCGCATTGACGAATTgtaatttcaaattgaatttatagcCCCAAAGCGTGCGTTGTCTTATCGAGTAGGCAATTGGCTGGCCCAGCGATCACAGGTTGCACAACCCATTACCCGGAGAATAGCAAAAATCCCTCGCCGAAGGAATAGCACTCCATCAAGATGGCCGGCATGGGCACTGGATTTTCCAAGTGCTTCATACTCTTCATGGCGATTGTCATACTCGTGAGTGCCATAAAGATTGCTCAACATTTCAATTGCGCTAGTCAGTAACGTCATGGATATGTATTTCAGGTCCAGGGAGTTGCCTATTTGGGCTTGTCCATCTGGGGCATCACCTTCCGGGAGTGCCCAGATGGTGTTACTGAGTTCAGCTCAAATCCCTTCAAGTACGCCATGGAGCTCATTTACTTTGCGCGTGAGTATGGCCTTGTTTCAAAGGTTCCACAGAACGCTAATGCTAATATGTTGCAATTTCTCTACAGAGGAGGAATGTGGTGAGCCGGTGCTGAAGGTGGCAGACGAAGAATTTCCTTTGAACATAGATTGGAAAACGTCCTATGCCATAACCAACCGGGAGTTCATCTTCATGATAACCTACGCAGTTATTAGCGGACTCTGGGTAGCCACTTCGGTGTTGGTAATAAGTGAGTTATGCAAAAAGccatttagtttttataataACTCAAGATCCACTGCAGCCACTTTGTGCAATCGCACCACCAAGCTGATCTCCGGAGTGGTCTATTGGCCCTGGTTCCTATCCGTGCTATGTGGCAGTATCCTCGATGTGGTGGCCACGGTGTATCATGGAATCGACATCAGTCACACAACGGTATGGTAAATTGTGTTCCACACTTCATAAATAACAATTCTTACATTTTAGTCCATGAAAGATGCACTTGATTACATTGGAGTCTCATATAGCGAAACTGTTAGTAATGTTTGGACCCTAATGGAGCCCTTCGGTGTATACTTCTCTACGCCATCGATTCTTCTACTGTGCCTCACAAGTCGCGTGGCCATCATCTGGCTGCTGAACATCATTGGAGTCACCTTCTGTCTCTCGTTGTCCGGAATCATGGCGGAGCAGAATGCGAAATCAGCCGCCGTGAGCAGGAGTCAGGCTCCCACCCGACAGCCGACACCACAGCCTGCGGTGGCGTTAGTCCAGCCGGTGGTAGAGGCCACCCTAGTGGAATCTGTTCAGCCTTCTGCCCCGCAAGAGAGCCCTCAATATCCGGAGCAGATCCGACCCAAGCCGCTGCCCATTTTCATTCCCTCGGAGCAGGGTGCCCAGCGTCCAAACTCCCAGCAGTTTGCACCCGGAGATCGCACCACTTTGCAGTCGCCCGTGATGGTGCTACCACCACAAGTTCCGCAGCAGAGAGATGTTTTGTCCCCGCAGCCTGACATCAACACCTATCGCACCACCGAAGCTCATCCCGACCACCTCAACTATCCACCTTCGGAGCCACAAACTCCACGTGCCCCTTCGCCGGCTGTCCAACAACTGGCGGTGACGTCGCCACTAAACAATCGCTACAGCGAGATATATCCTGCTCCCGTAAATCCCCGCGTTAGCGAAGAGCTGCGCAACCAGATGCCTTGGTCGTACACCAGCATGGTGACTaagccaccaccgccgccacgcAAGCCCCAACTCCAAGTGCAGATCTACCCGCAGATTCCGGAACCCGACTATGCGGATCACTAGTCATTATAGTTGTGCAAGCAGCTCGGGCGTTGATTTGCGTTTAATCAGTCTGGATGCGCGGTTGTAAAATGTTGTGTGTTATTGTTACCTTTATTGCATAAAGCTAAAGCTGATGGCCAACCGATCGACTTTTACTTTCTTCAGTTTCACGTTGAAAACATCCCCGTTCTAGACTCTTCTTGTATTGGCTATGTTCTGCCACCAGTTTCAGGGTTTCACTGAAATCGAGTTCATATGTTTCTCCTTTGCTGGTGTGCACTTCTAGCTTGGGGGAATCCTGACGTGCTGACTTGGCTCCCACTACAATTGTAAGCGGATGTCCAAGACGCTTGGCTTCCAGCAAACGTTTGCCGATAGTCAGCTCCTTGCGATCATCATGCAGCAACTCCTGGTGGCCGCAAATCTCTCCTACATTCAGAAGAAGTTCATTTTCTATCACCTCTGCTTGCGGCTGCTCCTTGCTCCCTTGTTTGGGTCCTATTAAACAAACATCGTAAGGTGCTAGTAGCTTTGGCCAACGGAGTTCGTGGTCGGAAGAGAGCACTTCCAGAGCGGCAGCAATAACCCTAGTGATGCCGATGCCATAACAACCCATGACCAGCGATTGCGGCTTGCCGCTGGTGTTGAGAAAGGTGGCGCCCAAGGGTTTGGAGTACTTGTCCCCCAACAGAAATGTGTGGGCCACCTCAACTCCTCGTACTTCTTTCAAATCCGAGCTGTTACAGCTCGGGCATCTAGCTGGGGCCGTTACAACCTCAGAGTTGCCAGCAAAGCCGCAGGAGCTGCACTGCAGTAGGTTGTCCTCGCCCACGGGCGATACATAGTGGTACTCGTGGGATACACTGCCACCCATCATGCCAGTGGCGGCATTCACTGTGAATGAATTCTAAGTTAGTAATGCAGTTTTTTCGGTACGGAAAGTATACTTACCCTTAACAAAAGGAACCTCAAGCTGTTTGAACAACCTATCGTAGGCAGAATTAACTACTGAGTACGTTTCCCTGGCTGATTCCTCGCTGACATCAAAGGTGTACATATCCTTCATCAGGAATTCTTTGGCTCTCATCAAGCCAAATCGAGTCTTTAGCTCATCCCTGAACTTGGGACCGATTTGGAAGAGTCTCAAGGGCAGCTGCCGATAGGAAATAGGTGAGGTGGTGGCCAGCATGGCAGTCACTGCCTCCTCGTGGGTCTAATCAATGAAACAAGTGTTTATTGGAATCGGAAATGAAGAAATCTGCTCACTCTCTCACTGGACTCATGAGGAACTGCTTGCCGCTGCGATCCCGCACCATGTAGAACTCGGATATATCGCCCTCCAGTCGCCCCGTCTTCTTCCAAAGTCCTGTGGGCGTCAGGATGGGCAGGGTGATCTTCTGCCCACCAGCCTGTTGCATGTTGCTCTGGACCAGGTCAATGCACTTGTCCACCGATCGCTGGGCCATGGGCATTATCTGGTAGGTGCCATTGCTGCCCGATTTCACCAATCCCAGTTCTGTTAGCAGCTGGAATTTTTGTATGATTTCAATGACTACTTCTTTCGTAACACTATGGAAGTGTTTTACCTTTTGGCTGCGGGATAGTTGCTCCGTTTGCTTGACCACCGCATTTTTGGGTGTGATCAGGGCTGGGCAGAAAATTCGGGACGCCTTAttcatgttttgtttttaattgatgtGTTTTATTGCTAGTATTCCATTAAAAGGCCGGCaaagtaaaagcaaaacaataatgCGAATTCCCAGTGTGACCAGCAATAGGTAATcaaaatatacacacatatttaACTGAGAAACGGCATATCCTATATGCTTGAATACAATATATGCATGTAACTTTAATATGATCTGATTATTTGTGTATCTATAGGTGCAACACattaaagttatttattttacataaacggtttatatatacatatttaattaaaactataatGGTGCTTGAACCCTTTTTCTTTTagtgtatgttttttttatcgtTATTGGCCCGGTCACACTGATTTCTAGCCGGCACATTGATTTGATAAACTCTGCAATATGGAGTCGAGTTTTAAGGAGCTGTATAAAAAGGGCCTGGATATGGgtgagcagcagaagcagcgcCAAAAGGAGCTGCTAAAGCAGCAGAAACTCCGCCGACAGCAGGAACAGGATGACTACCGTCCGCTGCAAAAGCAAGAGAAAACGGTGCCAAGGAAGAAAAGCGGGAAACGTTCTGGTCACCAAAAAGGCATCCCGTACAGACCACAACTCTCGGAGTGGCTGCGCCATAAGCCCGATGATCTCAGCGAGTGGCTGCTGGTACCTTGTCCAGTGGGCAAAAGGTGCCTCGTGGTGGCAAGCAAGGGGCTCACCAAGGCGTACTCCAAAGGGGGCTGGATGTTCGCGAGTTTCCGATCCTCGCTGCCCGGCGACTGGCAGCTCCAAAAGGGTGAAACAATACTAGACTGCGTGTACGTTGAGGACGCTGACACCTTCTATGTGCTGGATGGCATATCATTTGGCCTACATGAAATGCAGGAGTGCGAGGCGTCCTTTCGTTTTTATTGGCTGCGCGCCCGATTCGAGGAGCATGATTATGCCAAGATTAGCGAGCACAACGAAAAGAAATTTAAGCTTCTGGATCACTTCGACTTCGAGGACACCTCTGCTGTGGAGCAGGCTCTGCACAAGTATCCCATTTTCCCGGAGAACAAGCCAGTCCTAGATGGCTTCCTATTTTACCATAAAGAGGCTAGTTATGTGTGTCGGGAAACTCCCTTAGTATGCTGGCTGTTTCCATTTATGATGGAGGATGTCCTGGGCTTGCCCGTTAGTAAGAGTTATACGGCCCCGGAGGACTACCAACCCAGCCATGTTTTGCAATACATGGATGCGTTTGACCGAAAGCTGGCAGAGCACAGAAGGACTCTCAAGGAGCAGAAAAAGATTGTGAACGCGCAGAAGGAGACTCCACACACCATGGAGGCGGAAGAGGATGTCGAGAGCGATGAGTACGACAGCTTAAAGCGAGTACTGGATCAACAGCGGCGTCTGGAGCTAGGTGAATTCGACATGGACTGTGCGGAGCCGCCATCAGCTGATGGCTGCTAGGCCGAATGGGCAGCGGTGTGGGGGTGGCTTTTCTGCGCAGGCGCTTTGAAAACGCGGCCCTGGACAAAT
It contains:
- the LOC6736514 gene encoding uncharacterized protein LOC6736514 — protein: MAGMGTGFSKCFILFMAIVILVQGVAYLGLSIWGITFRECPDGVTEFSSNPFKYAMELIYFAQEECGEPVLKVADEEFPLNIDWKTSYAITNREFIFMITYAVISGLWVATSVLVITTLCNRTTKLISGVVYWPWFLSVLCGSILDVVATVYHGIDISHTTSMKDALDYIGVSYSETVSNVWTLMEPFGVYFSTPSILLLCLTSRVAIIWLLNIIGVTFCLSLSGIMAEQNAKSAAVSRSQAPTRQPTPQPAVALVQPVVEATLVESVQPSAPQESPQYPEQIRPKPLPIFIPSEQGAQRPNSQQFAPGDRTTLQSPVMVLPPQVPQQRDVLSPQPDINTYRTTEAHPDHLNYPPSEPQTPRAPSPAVQQLAVTSPLNNRYSEIYPAPVNPRVSEELRNQMPWSYTSMVTKPPPPPRKPQLQVQIYPQIPEPDYADH
- the LOC27208927 gene encoding snurportin-1, whose protein sequence is MESSFKELYKKGLDMGEQQKQRQKELLKQQKLRRQQEQDDYRPLQKQEKTVPRKKSGKRSGHQKGIPYRPQLSEWLRHKPDDLSEWLLVPCPVGKRCLVVASKGLTKAYSKGGWMFASFRSSLPGDWQLQKGETILDCVYVEDADTFYVLDGISFGLHEMQECEASFRFYWLRARFEEHDYAKISEHNEKKFKLLDHFDFEDTSAVEQALHKYPIFPENKPVLDGFLFYHKEASYVCRETPLVCWLFPFMMEDVLGLPVSKSYTAPEDYQPSHVLQYMDAFDRKLAEHRRTLKEQKKIVNAQKETPHTMEAEEDVESDEYDSLKRVLDQQRRLELGEFDMDCAEPPSADGC
- the LOC6736515 gene encoding probable proline--tRNA ligase, mitochondrial isoform X3 — encoded protein: MNKASRIFCPALITPKNAVVKQTEQLSRSQKLLTELGLVKSGSNGTYQIMPMAQRSVDKCIDLVQSNMQQAGGQKITLPILTPTGLWKKTGRLEGDISEFYMVRDRSGKQFLMSPVREPTRRQ
- the LOC6736515 gene encoding probable proline--tRNA ligase, mitochondrial isoform X2, whose amino-acid sequence is MLATTSPISYRQLPLRLFQIGPKFRDELKTRFGLMRAKEFLMKDMYTFDVSEESARETYSVVNSAYDRLFKQLEVPFVKVNAATGMMGGSVSHEYHYVSPVGEDNLLQCSSCGFAGNSEVVTAPARCPSCNSSDLKEVRGVEVAHTFLLGDKYSKPLGATFLNTSGKPQSLVMGCYGIGITRVIAAALEVLSSDHELRWPKLLAPYDVCLIGPKQGSKEQPQAEVIENELLLNVGEICGHQELLHDDRKELTIGKRLLEAKRLGHPLTIVVGAKSARQDSPKLEVHTSKGETYELDFSETLKLVAEHSQYKKSLERGCFQRETEESKSRSVGHQL
- the LOC6736515 gene encoding probable proline--tRNA ligase, mitochondrial isoform X1 gives rise to the protein MNKASRIFCPALITPKNAVVKQTEQLSRSQKLLTELGLVKSGSNGTYQIMPMAQRSVDKCIDLVQSNMQQAGGQKITLPILTPTGLWKKTGRLEGDISEFYMVRDRSGKQFLMSPTHEEAVTAMLATTSPISYRQLPLRLFQIGPKFRDELKTRFGLMRAKEFLMKDMYTFDVSEESARETYSVVNSAYDRLFKQLEVPFVKVNAATGMMGGSVSHEYHYVSPVGEDNLLQCSSCGFAGNSEVVTAPARCPSCNSSDLKEVRGVEVAHTFLLGDKYSKPLGATFLNTSGKPQSLVMGCYGIGITRVIAAALEVLSSDHELRWPKLLAPYDVCLIGPKQGSKEQPQAEVIENELLLNVGEICGHQELLHDDRKELTIGKRLLEAKRLGHPLTIVVGAKSARQDSPKLEVHTSKGETYELDFSETLKLVAEHSQYKKSLERGCFQRETEESKSRSVGHQL